DNA from Candidatus Paceibacterota bacterium:
GCCGTGCAGGCCACGGTCAGCACCGGCTCGCGCACCACGGTGGTGGAAGACGCATCGGCCTTCACACCCTGGGCAGTGGCGACCTCCGCCCGGTTGACGAATTGACCCGTTCTGGCCGCTGTGGCGTTGAACTTGAATTCCTTGCTTTCGCCCGGGGCCAGGTTGCCGGCGTCAAACGCCAGGCTGCTCTTGCCGTCGCTGCTCAAGCCAGCCGGCAGGTTGTCGGTCACTTTCACGCCAGTCAATTGGCTGCTGCCGCTATTCCTGACCGTCAAGGTCATCGGGATAGGATCGCAAATGACCACTTCTGCCGGCGCCTTCTTGGCCAGCTGGATGGCGGGGTTCACGATGCGCGTGGAGGCGCAAGTGCGCGGATCCGCGGACACCGAAGCGCAATTAACTATGGTGCCTTCCTTCTGAGCCTTGAGCCAGAGCTTGATACTGCGGGTGTCGCCGGCTTCGAGATTGCCGAAATTCCAGGTCAGTTGGTCGCCGTCCACCGTCGCGGCGGGTTCGCTGCGCACGTAGCTGGCGCCAGCTGGCACGGTGTCCCGGACGACAACATTAGCGGCGCACCCCTGAGCGGCCAGGCGCATTTCGGCCATGAACTCGCCATTCAGCGATGCTTCGGGTGGCATCGTCTTGCTCATCTTAACGAGGCCCCAGGTCGGATCGCTGCAGGTAGTCTTCGCCGCGGGTGCCGGTGCAGGTGCCGGTGCCGGCGCAGGTGCCGGTGCCGGTGCAGGGGCAACCACGGGTGCCGGTTTCGGTGCCGGTGCAGGCGGGGGTGTCCATCTTGGCGCCGGCTCGGCCGTGGCCTGCGGACGCATGAATGGGGAGCGGCCGGTGTAAAACTTGCCTGGCGGCACATCGTATGCGCTCCGGTATTGTTCATTCCATTGTTCCGGCTGAGTCGCTTGCGCGCGCAGTTCCGGAGCATTGGACATCATTCCAACAGCCACAATGGCTGTTGCGGCTAAGGTCATAACTAATTTTTTCTTCATAGGCTTTTTAGGATGATTCACTTTTTCAATATCGGTAACAGTAATTGGATCAAATCGTCTATTTGTCAAGTTGGTTCTGTTTTTTTGGGCGGAGCGCCTCCCGGCTCAAACCGGGCGGCGCTGGAATCGCACGGGAACCGCGCCGGACAATGGCCGGCTCCCGTCTCGTTACTCGCTCTTAGTAAACGTGCGTGCTCTCTTCCGCAATGACCGGCGACTGCAGCATGTCCGAGTTCAGCTCGAACCGCGTGCGTCCGTCGCCCGCCTTCACGCCCCGGGCCACGATCTTGTAGGTGACCGCTTCCTTGGGCGCCAGCCGCGGCACCGCCGGGAAGGTCACCGTCTGGCCGCTGATCGCGCCATTGCCCGTCGCGCTGACCGGCGCCAGCTCCGGCGCAATGGTCACCACCATCTTCACGTTGTTGTCGTCGGCGCTGCCCTGGTTGGTGATCTTAACCGTGTAGGTGGTGGTCTCGCCCGTGCCCACCCCCAGCGGATCCGGATCGTCTGCCTTCTCCAGCAGAATGGCCGGCACGCCCACTACCCGGGTCTGGCAGGTGGAGGAAACCAGCTTGGCGCAGGTCCCTTTGGCCGACGAGCTGAACTGGAAGCTGCCGGCATTGGCAGCCACAAACACGGCCGACACCTTCTGCGAGGCATTCGGCGCCAGCGAGGCCAGGTTCCAAGTGATCTTGCTGGCAGTAGCCTGCCCGCCGTCGGAAGCTGACTTCACGGTCAGCCCCGCAGGCACGGGAACTTCCAGCAGCGTTCCGGCCGCTGCCGTGTCACCCTTGTTGGCCACTGTGAACGAAACGTCGAACGGCCGCCCCATGTAACGCTGTTCGGGCGCCGTGCAGGCCACGGTCAGCACCGGCTCGCGCACGACAGTCCGGGAGGTTGCCTCGGCCGTAACGCCCTGAGTTGACGCGGCGGTCGCCTTGTTGACATATTCACCGGTCTTGGCGGCGACGGCGTTGAACTTGAATTCCTTGCTTTCGCCCGGGGCCAGGTTGCCCGCGTCAAACGCCAGGCTGGTCTTGCCGTCGCTGGTCAGGCCGGCGGGCAATGGATCGTTCACCTTCACCCCAGTGAGGGCGCTGCTGCCGGAATTCTTGACGGTCAGAGTCATTGGGATCGGGTCGCAAATGACCACTTCCGCCGGCGCCTTTTTGACCAATTGCATATTGGCCTTTACGACTTTGATGTCTTCGCACAGCAGCGGGCGGTAAGTCGCCCAGCCGCAAGTGGTGACCGAGCCTTCCTCGGCGCTGGAGCCCTTGAGCCGGACGGTCTTGGTCTCCTTGGGTCCCATATTCCCCAATTGCCAGGTGGCCACGCCGTCGCGCACCTCGGTCGGCTTCGGATCAGCCTCGGCCATTGAGAAGTTCGGTGAGACGCGGTCATTCAGGATGACCATCTGGATCGGGTAATCCGTCAGGTTGCTGACTTTATAGGCATAGTCGAACTTCTGCCCGGCCAGCACTTCGGCGGGCACCGTCTTCTCGATAAGCAGCCCGCTGCTCTCGCGCAGGCCCGTCGGGAATCCCATCGAGCCTCTGATCCAGCGCACGCCGTTTTCTTCGAACGTGCTGTAGGAAGGCCCGTAACCGCTGCTGGGTTTGGCCGCCGGGGCCGCTTGCGGTGGCGGCGCTTGTGGAGGCGGTGCCGGTGGTGGCGGTGCCTGGGTGACCGCGGGCGAAGACTGATACATTGCCCGCTGTTGTTGCTGAGCGCACCCGGCGACCAGCAGGCCGGCCAGGGCGCAACTCACGATCACTATGTGGTTGCTCGGTTTCTTTTTCATATGTGTGGTACTTGAGTGTGGTACTTGACTTGTTTTGTTGTTTGGCTCTTTCTAATTAACAGGCTTACTCATTGCCGCGCAAGCTCGCAAGATATTCCAATCCCCGTGTTTCGGAGACAAAGTGAAACTCCAGCGAAGGCGGTTCCGTAGCGCGTTCCATCAGCGCAAGAAGCTGGACATAGCGCGGTGAGCGCGCCTGTTCTTCGAAGTCCTTCTGGGACTCCCAGCGTTCTTCGTAGCAAATTGTGTCTGCGCTATCAGCCTCGAGGCAGAGTCGGCATGTGATAAACCCCTTCTCAGCGCGTGCCTGCCTGATCAGCAAGCGCAGCGCTTGAACTAATTCCCCCGCACGTCGCGGGGTACTTTTCATTCGAAGACTGGTAATAATCACGCTGGAAAGCTATGCTAAAGCTATGCCAAGCTGAGATTCCCTGCCGCGTATCGTCATAAGTATTTGTGAGGATGTGATTTACAAACAAAGGCACCGCTACGCTCCGTTGCATGCCCTTCAGCATGGCCTCCAAAATATTGGAGATACTACCAACCTTCGGAGAGTCGCCCTCCTGGAAAGCGAGGCGGGCGAACCCGGGCATTAGCCGGGCGTTTTTGCTGTAAGTTGCGCGTTGGAGCGCTCGAACCCGACTCGCCAGTCCTCCAAAACGGCTTTCTTACTCAGGAACCGCCGATAGCCCAAATACGGGAATTGCCTGATACCCAGGAATGCGCTTGGAGCAGAAGCTCCGTGCAGGAATGACCAACATTTATTTGATGGCTCAGTGTGGACTTGAGGCCCCGCCTGGAGTAGGATTTGGGCAAGCTCTGGAGCGTGTATATGAAGCATGGGAGTCGAGTCCGAAGACGGTTCGGCTTGTTTTGCCCGGCAGAAGGGCGCCGACCAGTCAAATCTGCACCCAGGTGGGTTGCGCCAATTCCCTGCCCCCCAACGCGCCGGGGGCAGGAACGATGCTGCGCGTCCCCGGTGGGAATAGAATTCCTCGAAAAGCGCTATCTGTGCGCCTATTGCGGTGGATTCACGAGGGGAA
Protein-coding regions in this window:
- a CDS encoding antibiotic biosynthesis monooxygenase; translation: MKSTPRRAGELVQALRLLIRQARAEKGFITCRLCLEADSADTICYEERWESQKDFEEQARSPRYVQLLALMERATEPPSLEFHFVSETRGLEYLASLRGNE